From the Ptychodera flava strain L36383 unplaced genomic scaffold, AS_Pfla_20210202 Scaffold_46__1_contigs__length_1169225_pilon, whole genome shotgun sequence genome, one window contains:
- the LOC139128243 gene encoding uncharacterized protein: MSELPTGPWEEVSIDFSDLPNGKYLLVMTDDYSRYPVVEIIHSTSAAAVMSKVDSIFTLFGIPRIVHSDNGPPFSGVPPATLLFGRPMRTRVPEYTTQQKDDRNLRFRDKERKASMKCYADNRENIQKNQVKVGDTVLVKRDGHVKKEVTPYLT; this comes from the exons ATGTCAGAATTACCAACTGGTCCATGGGAGGAGGTCAGTATCGACTTCAGTGACCTGCCAAATGGTAAATATCTTCTTGTGATGACAGACGACTACAGTCGATATCCTGTTGTTGAAATCATCCACTCTACATCAGCAGCAGCAGTAATGTCTAAAGTGGACAGTATATTCACACTATTTGGAATACCTAGAATTGTCCATTCTGATAATGGTCCACCATTCTCAG GTGTACCACCAGCTACATTACTATTTGGTAGACCAATGAGAACAAGAGTACCAGAATATACTACACAGCAGAAGGATGATAGAAATCTACGCTTTCgtgataaagaaagaaaagcaaGTATGAAGTGTTACGCAGATAACCGTGAAAACATCCAGAAGAATCAAGTTAAAGTGGGTGACACGGTCCTAGTCAAGCGTGATGGACATGTAAAGAAAGAGGTAACTCCATACTTAACATAA
- the LOC139128242 gene encoding uncharacterized protein — translation MESLPSMPAFPVHSDPTTTSTRWKKYLSRVENAFIAFNITDDKRQRALLLHWAGEEVSEIFDTLPETGTDFETAKSQLTSYFSLKKNMEYERFVFRDTMQNSGESIDAYHTRLQRLANTCDFTNKDQEVKSQIIRGCTLARLRRRALREETTLENLLSIARSFEVSEVQASGMEEKSTKNTVTDTATMLPSKGKTKKSEKGENVKAVYTQVESPEDEYCFTVQQTNGNRPRVMIHIGETEVASLIDTGSTVNIMSMDTYNTLNNKPKLQRDNSSNVYAYCSSKPLNINSSFQAQIKYKLHDTEAKFLVTDKPADTLLDYNTASKLGLVYIANQISPGTSRCDRIVAEYEDLGFMALVS, via the exons ATGGAAAGTCTACCATCAATGCCAGCTTTCCCTGTTCATTCAGACCCAACGACCACAAGCACCAGATGGAAGAAATATCTGAGTCGGGTGGAAAACGCGTTCATCGCATTCAATATTACTGATGACAAGCGACAACGTGCATTGCTACTGCACTGGGCAGGTGAGGAAGTTTCCGAAATCTTTGATACATTACCAGAAACTGGAACTGATTTCGAAACAGCAAAATCACAGCTCACATCATATTTTTCGCTGAAAAAGAACATGGAATATGAGCGATTTGTCTTCAGAGACACGATGCAAAACAGTGGCGAATCGATCGATGCGTATCATACTCGTCTGCAACGTCTTGCAAACACATGTGACTTCACAAATAAGGACCAAGAGGTCAAGTCGCAAATAATACGAGGGTGTACTTTAGCTCGCCTAAGACGTCGTGCCCTAAGAGAGGAGACAacacttgaaaatttacttaGTATAGCTCGTTCATTTGAAGTGTCAGAAGTTCAAGCTAGTGGGATGGAagagaaatcaacaaaaaatactGTAACCGACACAGCCACG ATGCTGCCGTCAAAGGGTAAAACAAAGAAGTcagaaaaaggggaaaatgtCAAAGCTGTATACACACAAGTGGAGAGTCCAGAAGATGAGTACTGCTTCACTGTACAACAGACAAATGGCAATAGACCTAGAGTAATGATACACATAGGAGAAACAGAAGTAGCTTCTCTTATTGATACAGGGTCTACCGTAAACATTATGAGTATGGATACATACAATACCCTGAACAATAAGCCCAAGTTACAGAGAGATAACAGCAGCAATGTCTATGCCTACTGCAGCAGCAAACCATTGAACATAAATAGTTCTTTCCAAGCTCAAATAAAGTACAAACTTCATGACACTGAGGCTAAGTTTCTCGTTACTGACAAGCCAGCAGATACGCTACTAGATTACAATACAGCATCAAAACTAGGCTTGGTTTACATTGCAAACCAAATATCACCGGGCACTTCACGCTGTGATCGAATTGTAGCTGAGTACGAAGATCTAGGTTTCATGGCATTGGTAAGCTGA